The segment TTGTCCCGCTGGGCAAGCGGGGACATCTTCAGCAGGAACAGCACGCTGGCCACCCCGCCGACCAGGAAGACACCCGAGCCCAGGCTGACCACCGAGACGTGGATCGGCAACCAGTAGGACTGCAGCGCAGGCATCACCGGCGCGGCATGGGTGTAGAGCCACTTGCCCGACACCGTCAGCAGGACCAGCACCGGCGGCAGCACGAACACCCACAGCCCGCGGTATTGCGGGCGGCGCAACACCACAGCCGCGGCGACCAGCCCGGAGAAGCAGGTCAGGTTGATGAACTCGTACATGTTGCCCCACGGCACCCGCGAGGTGGCCACCCCGCGCAGCACGATGCACGCCGCGAGCAGGGCGATGCCGACGTAGGTCAGGGCCACCCCGGCACGCCCGATGCGTTCGTCGACGGTGCGGGTGTCGGCGGTGGTCACGATGCCGGGGGTGGCGCTGTCGGCCCCCACCCCGACGAGCTCGCGCGCCT is part of the Mycobacterium adipatum genome and harbors:
- the ccsB gene encoding c-type cytochrome biogenesis protein CcsB, translated to MNSTDIDIELARYSDWAFTSSVVVLVLALLLLAVELAYSRGRKVEARELVGVGADSATPGIVTTADTRTVDERIGRAGVALTYVGIALLAACIVLRGVATSRVPWGNMYEFINLTCFSGLVAAAVVLRRPQYRGLWVFVLPPVLVLLTVSGKWLYTHAAPVMPALQSYWLPIHVSVVSLGSGVFLVGGVASVLFLLKMSPLAQRDNGFGRMLARLPDAQLLDRIAYRTTIFAFPVFGFGVIFGAIWAEEAWGRYWGWDPKETVSFIAWVVYAAYLHARSTAGWRDKKAAWINVVGFIAMIFNLFFINLVTVGLHSYAGV